From the genome of Arvicola amphibius chromosome 9, mArvAmp1.2, whole genome shotgun sequence:
GCACTGGGATCCTGCCGGGGCCCCTTTTTGAGAGTCCTGGAACTCTTGCGGATGCTGCACACCACGATCAGCACGAGCACCAGCAGAAGGAAGAGCACAATCATCCACGGCAAATGCTCATTGATGTCGAAATGCTTGTGCAGGTTCTGCCGGGGATGGCCCCTCTTGGGGGCCTTGATGGCCGTGCTGGACTTCTCCCCAGTGGCCTCCATGGATGTCGGTAGCAGCTTCAGGATGTGTCTGTGGTGGGGGCCTTGCTGGTGAGTAACTTGGGGTGGGCTTGAGAGGGTCTTGTTTGTGCCTTCCTTCCCACTGGTTGAACTTGTGTTGTCGGGAACTGTCCCTTCCTGGATGCCACTTGGTACCTTTGGTCTAACAGAGGCAGTAGAGTTGGGGTCTGTTGAGTTCACGCCTAGAAGAAAGAGTAAGGAGGGGGGAACAGCTTTTCCATATTTGGGCATCTACACATTCTCTCCTGTCCCTGGTCATGTCAGACAGTCAAAGAAGAGGTGACTGCTGGATCTTAAGATCAAATATTATCTTGCACATTTTAATAAAGGTCCTAATGGCatctttatataaaaagataaaaatctgaaTAGTGAAACTCAGTTTCTGGCACTCAGAACATGGGCATCCTCGGGGAGCCAATGGGTGAGCTCCAGATCGTTTCTCCTAGACGTTAGGTAATCTGTGGACAAGTGGGCACCTGCCACAGGCCGACCCTTCATTGATCCAACTGCGCAGAGAACTCACTTTAGTTAAATTCCCTTGCGCATCCTCCTCTGTCACCTTTAGTTTTACGTTGTGACCCAGAGGTGAAACAGAGCCTGTCACTAAGATAAAGCAAAGAGCTCAGGCTCAGATCCAACCCTGCCCAACAGGTCGATACATAAAGGAAGGGTAGGCTCTCCAGCAGCTGGAACCCAGAGGTTACACAGGGCTGAGGTTGGCTCTGGGGACTTCTTTCTAAGAAGTTTCCACATTAGCTTTCATGAAAGAGTGTAAGGAATGGGAGCTGAGAgtctctgggaaccaaacccagcctGTGTCAGCCCTTGAAGCTTGTCACACCCATTTCTTCAGGGCAGAATGGTGGGCAGGAGAAAGCATTCCCTGCAGTTATCAATGGAGAGCAGGCAAGGTTCCCCTTGCTGGGGGCACAATTTACATCGGCACTCACGGCACAGAAACTAAAGGCCATGAGAGAGGATACGGCAAAATGTGAACTTCTTCTGCCTGAGTGCCGACTGGGATGCCAGGCAACCAGGGATACCAGAAAAAGGACAAGAAGTCAAGACTGCTGGAAAAAACACTAAGTTTTTCTCTTCCAGGTGTGAGAGCTAGTGATCTATCTATACGTGGATTTAATCTTGCTTGTTTTCTGAAGTTTCTAACTTCCTTTCCTATGGTTTTGTCCTACCATGGACAACAGTCCTCCTTCCTTCCAGACATTAGGACGAGCTCCCCTTACTGTTTCTCCTTCTGGCATTGTCTACCTAAGATTAACTCCATCTCAAACATTTAGAATCACTCACTCACTCGGCAAGTTGGAGGCCAAGAGCTGAAGGGGTTAAGTGTTTTACATAAAGTCAAACACTGCCCTTATTTCTCTCCGTTCTTATTTGCTGATTTGATGTAACCTAGTTTTTAGATATCTGTTGTCTCCTAATAGAAACCTTCTGAGTTACATGTTTCTATTAAGTCCAAAGAAGCCAAATTTAATTAGCCACAAAAATGAAGGCTCCCTTTCTCCAAGGGATGATTTTAGATTTAGCAAAGAGGAGAAAACACCCTCGGTTATCAGCTCACTCTACTGGGCTCAAAGCCTTCCTCCGGCAAGTAATTCATGAGGTTAAGTTACCTTGGGGCTCATAGGTGGAGGAAGGGACTTCATGGGGTTCCATGTGCTCAGGGTGAGAAAAGATAGCTGTGGCAGGGGTAGGTGGGGCTGTGCTGGAGGACAGGCGTGTGCCACAGACGTTGTCTGTCTCCTTGGTCCCCGGCTTGACCACCACCAGGTTCTGACCCAGACAGTCTGTGTGGGCTTTGCATTTCATCACACTGGAAGGCACATCAGAGAAGGTACCCCGAGCACACTGCTTACACCGCACATCCTcattctctgtccctttcttccGCACACCCCAGCCCACGGGGCACACTGTATGGGGAGCGCAGGTGCCATTAGACTGATACATTCCAGGTGGGCAAATGCATTCTCGGTCAGTCAAGGCAGCACAAGGTAACCTCTCGATCATCGGCCACGGGCATGGCTGACTACAGTCATGGCATCTCTCTATGCCATTCTCATGCCTGGTAAAGGTCCCCGCAGGGCAACTGCTGCAAACTCGCAGGCTCATGTTGGTACAGTGCTCGGAGACGTATGTTCCTGCCGGACACTTGTCACAGGTTAGCACCTGGCCAGTGGTACGGTCAACATGGCGGTATGTGCCCGTGAGACTTGGAGTCTTTTGTTCCGGCTGAGCCGCGATGGTGCTGAGGAATCCAAGCTGAAAGAAATAAGAGAGGTATCAGATCGGAGCAGAGGAACAAATCACCAGCGATCGTAACAACACTGTCCTCGGTACTGTTCAGGGTCAGGCTGGTACCACATCAGCTTGACACCAGGAACAGGGAGGCCCGTGCTGAAGTCGTTGGTTCTATAGCACCTGCATGCCTGATGCTAAACTTTTTCGTCTTGTTTTTACACACAGGCATACTTTTGGTATTTCTAGTATGTATCTTAAGCAACAGAGCTGATGCTTCTAGGGGCAAACATGGTTTGTCCAGTCTCTGAAGGCCACAACTGATAGGTAGAGACATACTCCTGCAGGCACCCACCGAGGGATCTATGCAGTGAGCCTGGTCCAGCAAGAACAAGCCAGTGGCCATGTCATGCATAAAAGCTTCACCCAGCACCCAGAGTTACACCAGCTTCCAGAGTAAAAACTTAGGGGGCCTGGTGGGCATGGTAGTTGGTGatttacgcctttaatcccagcacttgggaggcaaaagcaagaggatctcagagttcgaggccagactggtctactaagtgtgagttccaggacaaccagagcaacatagtgagactctgtctcaaaaagaggcttcaatgagttcgaggccagcctggtctacaagagctagttccaggacaggctctagaaactagagggaaaccctgtctcgaataaaaccaaaaaaaaaaaaaaaaaaaaaaaaaaaaaaagaggcttcaGGAGCACAAATCCTAAGATGCTGAGAGGAGCAGGAACCGAGGACCAGAGTGACAGCTTCCCTATGGCCCTGGAAATGGAGAGGCCCAACAGTTCTTGCCATCCTCAGTAAGATGGTGACgtttataagaaaataatggcTGCCTTGAGCTACCAACTCCAGGACAAATTCCTTCTAGATTTACATCTACACTGGTagccaaaagaacaaagcaagaccTTCTGCGCAGGCATCAAGAGTTTCTGTCTTCTTAGTATCTTGAAGGTTAACCCGAGTCTATCCCTTCCCAACCCATGTTCAAGTGAGGCCAGGGCACTTCTTGAGTCTCTTCCCGGCTCCAGAGTGCTCTTCTTTACAAGACAATGGCTGGTTTCTGGCCTTCTACATGCTTAGTTTTTCTTTAGTCTAAGCCTGAAAGGGCAGTGGGGACGGGCAGGAGTGGGCAGTGGTTGATTTCCTCGTTGAGAAACTTAACTTCATCttggaggctgagaaagaaaagagaagttccGTGCCTTCCCTTTCAGCTTTTGGCTTGGCGCTCCCTTTTCTGGCTCCTTCCGCTTGCCCAAGGAGCCCAAACACCCTCTTGTGAGCCCAGCAGATGCACTGTGAGGAGAAAACCATCTGCCCAGTGAAGCCCAAGCACAGGATTAGTGCGGTGCCTCCGCGCCCACATCTTAGACTCAGAAGTGTGCGCCCTGGGGAGATGCACGAAGCTATAGGAAACGGAGCCTCAACACCAACCTCCCCCTCCCAGGGCTCTAATCCACAGAGCCACCCGCAATGTGCTTATCGCTGACTGCCCACCAGCTCTGAGTCTAAGACGGGGGACAGCAGGTACTATACTAGTCCCCTGGTGTCTGACTTGTCAGAGGTCACTGCAGTGCACAAAACCCACCCCTAAACCTCACAGCCCCTACACTCTATACCACACTTGCTCTATTTGGATTTCTTAatttcttgggggagggggtaaaggGGCATTGTTAGTTATTAGCTCATTTTGAAGATgccttattttgagataggatcttactttataacccaggctggcctcaaacttgtggcaatgCAGACTCAGATTTCCCagatgctggcattacaggtatgAGCTACTGAGCTGGGctagttatttttgcttttttttccctgtttgttttgttgatacaGGCTGTTAGTATACAGCCCAGGTCGATGTGAAACTTGCAATCCTTATGCCTCAGACTCCAGGTAGTCACAACAATGCCTGGCTGACATATCAATTCTTAAGAGACtataatattgacttataaattGCCTCCTACAATTCTATCTCCTACAAACAGGATAAAGGAGAATGTGGATGAACTGTGTTTGGTGAAGTGGAAGAAGGCAGGAACCAATGGGACAGAAGCAAGGCCTGAGCTGGATAGAGATCACAGGGCTGCTCTTGGCCAAGGAGCAACAGGAGGTAGGCTCCAAGCCCCTCatttctgtctcaaacaagcctCTCTGCTTTGTAAAGCCTACTCAGGCTTCTGAGTGAGGGGCCTTTAAAGTAAACTTATTTCTAAAGCAAGGACTACAGGGGCCTCTAAATTCTCTTCTGAATCCAGGCAACAGCTAATCCCACTGCCAAAAACACTGGGGATTTCCTTCCAGAGGCTcaaatggaggaagagacaggacagCAAAGAAGAGTTCCTCTCCTAAGAGCTTTCATCAACCAAGAAGTCCCCATCTCAACCAGAACTTTCCCGTCAGGTGTGGAagcacttgcctgtaattccGGCATTAGGGAGGCTTGGGGGAGAGAATCGCAGGAtccagaccagtctgggctgcataaaGAGACTTTGtcccaaagcaaaacaatatccccttgtgatggcacatgcttgtaaacCCAGTACTTGAGAGCCTGAGGTAGGAGtatcgtgagttcaaggctatcttcagctacatggcaagtttGAAACTAGCTTGGGCTACCTGAGAAtgtgtctcaaaatcaaaatagatagatagatagatagatagatagatagatagatagatagatagatagagtataGATAGAGTGCctaacaacacatacacacacacacacacacacacacacacacacacacacacacacacacaaacactagcTTTTCCCTTTAACCTGGAGCTCTGGGCAGAGATAAGATGGACCAGGTGAAAGACAATATGTAAAGATAGCCCCTGCACAATACAAAAAGATGATAGTGAAAGCtaatactagaaaaaaaacactGGAATGGGGGACTCTAACAAAGTCCTTGATAAGTGATAGACAGAGGCTGGGTCCTTCCAGCCACAACCTTTGACTCCCCCCTTTGCACAGACACGGATAAGACAGATCAGGGAGGTCTACCAAAGTTTCAGGCTTCAAATACGACACTAAAATTgtctgggaagagaagggagatggctcagtagttaaagcgtttgccacacaagcatgaaaaaACAGTTCAGATTACTAGAGCCCATGCACAGAGCGAGCAGGGGCAGTGgtctacctgtaactccagcatagGTAGTCAGTGGATCCCGGCTAGAGACTACTCATATCAGTGAGCTCCGGGTTTGTCTCGCTGAATAGGGTAGAAGAGCAATTGAGGATGTTTCCCAACATCAACTCAGGTCTCTATGTGCACACTCACGGACACATGTATGtccacacatattcacacaaaaaCTAATAGTGC
Proteins encoded in this window:
- the Tnfrsf21 gene encoding tumor necrosis factor receptor superfamily member 21 codes for the protein MGTSASSITALASRSRIAGQVGATMVAGSLLLLGFLSTIAAQPEQKTPSLTGTYRHVDRTTGQVLTCDKCPAGTYVSEHCTNMSLRVCSSCPAGTFTRHENGIERCHDCSQPCPWPMIERLPCAALTDRECICPPGMYQSNGTCAPHTVCPVGWGVRKKGTENEDVRCKQCARGTFSDVPSSVMKCKAHTDCLGQNLVVVKPGTKETDNVCGTRLSSSTAPPTPATAIFSHPEHMEPHEVPSSTYEPQGVNSTDPNSTASVRPKVPSGIQEGTVPDNTSSTSGKEGTNKTLSSPPQVTHQQGPHHRHILKLLPTSMEATGEKSSTAIKAPKRGHPRQNLHKHFDINEHLPWMIVLFLLLVLVLIVVCSIRKSSRTLKKGPRQDPSAIVEKAGLKKSLTPTQNREKWIYYCNGHGIDILKLVAAQVGSQWKDIYQFLCNASEREVAAFSNGYTADHERAYAALQHWTIRGPEASLAQLISALRQHRRNDVVEKIRGLMEDTTQLETDKLALPMSPSPLSPSPIPSPNVKLENATLLTVEPSPLDKNKGFFVDESEPLLRCDSTSSGSSALSRNGSFITKEKKDTVLRQVRLDPCDLQPIFDDMLHVLNPEELRVIEEIPQAEDKLDRLFEIIGVKSQEASQTLLDSVYSHLPDLL